The following nucleotide sequence is from Arvicola amphibius chromosome 1, mArvAmp1.2, whole genome shotgun sequence.
TCTCTTCACATTCCTAAGGCTTTCGACAGGGTTAGTGCCAGTCCTTGCTTATCGGTCTCTCATTAGTGAAGTGCACCTCCTTGTCGCGCTAGGGCTCAGCAGAACACCCTGGTCTGGGATGAGTGGCTGCAGCCAGGAAGGAGTAGGCTTtgggctctgatttttttctgactGCCTGGCATAGCTTCAGTTCTTAAAGAATTTATAATTTTGGTATCAGTACCACCAGCTAAATTGTAGGCATTATTAACATTATgaatagggaggcagaggcaggtggatctctgagttccaggtcagcctggtctataaaaccaGTTAGTTGCAGAACTATCTTAACTACCttaagtgagatcctgtctcaaaacaaaacaaaaattaacataaaaactGGTTATGAATAATAGCAGTGTTACTATCAAAAACATACTGTTGGCCTGGGGGTACAGCTCAGGGACTGACAAATTGCCTGGCATGCAGAGAGCCTCAAGCTTAAACCCACTACAAGGTAGGGGGTAGGGAGGAGAGAGCTAGTAAGTAACTTTTGGTGAGGCTTtttccctgtttatttttttctctcatttaaaaatatttatggccagcaatagtggtgcacacctataatcccagcacttgggaggcagaggcaggcagatctccatgagtttgaggccagcctggcctacaaagcgagttccagtacagtcagagctgttacagagaaaccctgtctcaaaaataaaccaaaagagaaaaaaaaaattctggtcaggagtagtggtgcatgccttttgtCTGTACTTTAACATATTTGATACTTGCGATGCATTTTAATAATGTAAGCATTAAATACTGTTGTTTCAGATCCTAATAATCTGATTTTCTCCTGTACTTTTCCTGCTTTAATGGAATTGTTTGCCTTCCTGATTGTTTCTAATAGTGGGACACAGCAGGCCAGGAACGATTTCGAACAATCACCTCCAGTTACTACAGAGGAGCCCATGGCATCATAGTTGTGTATGATGTGACAGATCAGGTAAGTGCCTAGAGAGTGTGTTGTCAACAAAGCAGGGagttactttgtgtgtatgtgtacattttaCACACTCACTGTGTACTTCTGGTTGACCTGCTACTCAATATGTagacaggctgcccttgaatacttttcttttgatcagaaatttatttttaccattagaGAAATTTTTGTAATACAtgagtttgtttctttccttgcaTTATAGTTATGGCTAGGGTTTCACAGGAGCTGTTTATCAATCGTTAGTTGCTCCAGAGCTGTATCATTCTTATCTTTTAGGAGTCCTTCAATAATGTTAAACAGTGGCTGCAGGAGATAGATCGCTATGCCAGTGAAAATGTCAACAAGTTGTTGGTAGGGAACAAATGTGACCTGACCACAAAGAAAGTAGTAGACTACACAACAGCAAAGGTATGTATGAGGTTTGactttttaaactgaattttaattAAGGGAATGAATGGGTCACAGTGGCTAAGTCAGTCCTTCATTGCCATTTCAGAAAGCACTGACAGATCAAGTTAGGAAGGTTTTCCAGTGTTCACTGTTCCTTATTACTCTCTCAGGAATTTGCCGATTCCCTTGGAATTCCATTTTTGGAAACCAGTGCAAAGAATGCAACGAATGTAGAACAGTCTTTCATGACGATGGCAGCTGAGATTAAAAAGCGAATGGGCCCTGGAGCAACAGCTGGTGGTGCAGAGAAGTCCAATGTTAAGATCCAGAGCACTCCAGTCAAGCAGTCAGGTGGAGGTTGCTGCTAAAATTTGCCTCCGTCCTTTTCTCACAGCAATGAATTCGCAATCTGAACCcaagtgaaaaacaaaattgcCTGAATTGTACTGTATGTAGCTGCACTACAACAGATTCTTACCGTTTCCACAAGGTCAGAGATTGTAAATGGTcaatactgactttttttttattcccttgaCTCAAGACAGCTAACTTCATTTTCAGAACTGTTTTAAACCTTTGTGTGCTGGTTCATAAAATAATGTGTGTAATCCTTGTTGCTTTCCTGATACCAGATTGTTTCCCGTGGTTGgttagaatttattttgttttgatgtttataTTGGCATGTTTTAGATGTTGGGTTTAGTCTTCTGAAGATGAAGTTCAGCCATTTTGTATCAAACAGCACAACCAGTGTCTGTCAGTTTCCATGCATAAAGTTTAGTGAAACGTTCTATGTAAGATCTGATTTGCTAGTTCTTCCTTGTAGAGTTATAAATGGAAAGATTACACTATCTGATCAATAGTTTCTTCATACTCTGCATATAATTTGTGGCTGCAGAATATTGTAATTTGTTGCACACTATGTAACAA
It contains:
- the Rab1a gene encoding ras-related protein Rab-1A; the encoded protein is MSSMNPEYDYLFKLLLIGDSGVGKSCLLLRFADDTYTESYISTIGVDFKIRTIELDGKTIKLQIWDTAGQERFRTITSSYYRGAHGIIVVYDVTDQESFNNVKQWLQEIDRYASENVNKLLVGNKCDLTTKKVVDYTTAKEFADSLGIPFLETSAKNATNVEQSFMTMAAEIKKRMGPGATAGGAEKSNVKIQSTPVKQSGGGCC